A stretch of Cherax quadricarinatus isolate ZL_2023a chromosome 24, ASM3850222v1, whole genome shotgun sequence DNA encodes these proteins:
- the LOC128690947 gene encoding uncharacterized protein, giving the protein MELGKEKDAASHNMEEQENEDTIEDGTIVLNLSDDCSIEEEVRLLMQSQKKIEPKRRAEITWKRKVEILQEIEKLPGKISHREMAIHFGIPRNTLFNILRARDRIIEAYKRNPNGRRKRLRSGKAPHVEHALYQWYKTAKKQKLPLSNVVLFEKARDLAVSQGSYSFRPTTGWLERWKKRHNITFSVEEYLQGCNENGSGDGSDDEKTIDTSDIKDEGNEHDMEDDQASEQEDEDDNSSPTAQDISSLLQISLQETDDFIRRSGKGIKRQTLTLRQKFEIVKAVESLPMKWSLRDMASFFDVPKTTMLHMMKNRDIIIKNYINSPDKERRRNKKGKAPDIEDALYVWYLKVKEKNLPITAGILRKKAKAIALSLGKPDFVPTEGWFARWKKRNNVTCGRPKQYDGTETQNVLPSEYDDGDMQLFHTAYEKETRTSLSLRQKVEIIHQMEAEPNVKLREWVDMYNVSKSTLSIIKKNKETILKAFYGDPSADRKRMRKGSASEVEEALFKWYNEVKDQNGPLTGPILRQKAKELAEVLGKVDFIPTSTWLDTWKRKYGLSENREIEQDTPTIPTQNGVQPSTEYKQQIRFQFNEEHHNTGNNMGVMQTPPVVPNTMKPLPNPQSMTNTYSRDMFGFPVPSTTQESIGYDGFSRGPINPAEVTVQAGNNMGPPVGNGGGGQQFSSVAAANKFLGSHIYSTDLYCGRDTFSGNTINRGVITSSRDHTVSAPTASQGNYTAERLLQQYKMDNHQPNNFLPPPDGLTESSIRRAMMDIRRYLEQSPYPLDWSLVHNFEMLLHTNIATRNHLPL; this is encoded by the coding sequence ATGGAGCTTGGAAAAGAGAAAGATGCAGCCTCTCACAACATGGAAGAACAAGAAAATGAAGACACAATTGAAGATGGTACCATAGTTCTAAATTTATCTGATGATTGCTCAATTGAAGAAGAGGTGCGATTACTGATGCAGTCTCAGAAAAAGATTGAACCTAAACGCAGGGCAGAAATTACGTGGAAACGTAAAGTAGAAATTTTGCAAGAAATTGAGAAACTCCCTGGCAAAATATCTCATAGAGAAATGGCAATTCATTTTGGAATACCTCGTAATACTCTCTTTAATATTCTACGTGCAAGAGATAGAATTATAGAGGCTTATAAACGTAACCCAAATGGACGAAGAAAAAGATTAAGATCTGGAAAAGCTCCTCATGTTGAACATGCTCTCTATCAGTGGTATAAAACTGCTAAAAAGCAAAAACTACCTCTTTCAAATGTTGTTTTGTTTGAAAAAGCTAGAGACCTTGCTGTATCTCAGGGAAGTTACAGTTTTCGACCTACAACTGGATGGTTAGAAAGATGGAAGAAACGGCATAATATAACTTTTTCTGTTGAGGAATACCTCCAAGGTTGTAATGAAAATGGGAGTGGCGATGGAAGTGATGATGAAAAAACGATTGATACGAGTGATATTAAGGATGAGGGCAATGAGCATGATATGGAAGATGATCAGGCCTCAGAACAAGAGGATGAAGATGATAATTCATCTCCAACAGCCCAGGATATTAGTAGCCTGTTACAGATTAGCCTTCAGGAAACGGATGACTTTATACGAAGATCAGGAAAAGGAATAAAAAGACAAACGCTAACTTTAAGGCAAAAATTTGAAATTGTAAAAGCAGTGGAAAGTTTACCTATGAAATGGAGCTTGCGTGATATGGCCTCATTTTTTGATGTACCTAAAACCACAATGCTTCACATGATGAAAAATCGAgacattattattaaaaattacaTAAATAGCCCAGATAAGGAGAGACGACGTAATAAAAAGGGAAAAGCTCCTGATATTGAAGATGCGTTATATGTATGGTATTTAAAAGTTAAAGAAAAAAATTTACCCAtaacagcaggtatcttaagaaaAAAAGCCAAGGCTATTGCTCTGTCGCTTGGAAAACCTGACTTTGTGCCAACTGAAGGTTGGTTTGCTCGTTGGAAAAAACGTAATAATGTGACCTGTGGGCGTCCCAAGCAATATGATGGAACAGAGACACAAAATGTTCTTCCATCAGAATATGATGATGGTGATATGCAATTATTCCATACTGCATATGAAAAAGAAACTCGTACCTCTCTATCATTGAGACAAAAAGTGGAAATAATCCATCAAATGGAAGCTGAACCTAATGTAAAGTTAAGAGAATGGGTAGACATGTATAATGTATCTAAGTCCACTCTtagtataattaaaaaaaataaagaaacaatCCTTAAAGCATTCTATGGTGATCCATCAGCAGATCGGAAGCGTATGAGGAAAGGTTCTGCCTCAGAGGTGGAAGAAGCTCTTTTTAAGTGGTACAATGAGGTAAAAGATCAAAATGGTCCTCTCACTGGGCCCATTTTACGTCAAAAAGCCAAAGAGCTTGCTGAGGTCTTGGGAAAAGTTGATTTCATCCCCACTTCTACTTGGCTTGACACATGGAAAAGAAAATATGGGTTGAGTGAAAATAGGGAGATTGAGCAAGATACACCAACAATCCCAACTCAGAATGGTGTTCAACCTTCCACAGAATACAAACAGCAGATTCGTTTTCAGTTTAATGAAGAACACCACAATACAGGGAATAACATGGGTGTTATGCAGACTCCACCTGTTGTTCCTAACACAATGAAACCCCTGCCAAACCCACAGTCTATGACCAACACATATAGCAGAGATATGTTTGGTTTTCCAGTTCCATCCACAACTCAGGAGTCCATTGGTTATGATGGGTTCTCCAGAGGTCCCATTAACCCAGCAGAAGTAACAGTGCAGGCGGGAAATAATATGGGACCTCCTGTAGGAAATGGAGGAGGGGGACAGCAGTTTTCTTCAGTTGCAGCAGCAAACAAATTTTTAGGATCACACATATATAGCACAGATCTCTACTGTGGCAGAGATACGTTTTCAGGAAACACAATAAATCGGGGAGTGATAACAAGCTCACGCGATCATACAGTGTCTGCACCAACGGCCTCACAAGGAAATTACACAGCAGAAAGACTTTTACAGCAATACAAAATGGATAATCACCAACCCAACAATTTTCTTCCCCCACCGGATGGACTAACAGAAAGTTCTATTCGACGTGCCATGATGGACATTAGACGGTATCTTGAACAATCCCCTTACCCATTAGACTGGTCACTTGTACATAACTTTGAAATGCTACTTCATACAAACATTGCTACCAGAAACCATCTTCCCTTGTAA